In Oncorhynchus masou masou isolate Uvic2021 chromosome 31, UVic_Omas_1.1, whole genome shotgun sequence, the sequence ATGAAAGGAAAAATGAACAATGTTCATGTCTCAGCTCACCAGAACATATGCATTGAGGGGAAGCATGGGGATTCTGGTAAGACTCTTAATTTCTCACATGATGGATACGTCAAAGTCATATTAGCTCTAAACCACATCTGCTAATATCTGATACGTCCTTTGATAGTTATATTTGTCTGTATTGGCATATTATGGCTGATTTTTATCAGCAAATGCTCAATTAGAACACTGTACAGTTTTGAATGTGAAATCAGTTAGACTGTCAGTCTAACTGCTGGACTTGTTCCCTGTAGGTCCTAGCTACACTGCCCTCTACATTGTGATCCCTATCGTTGCCATAGTGGTGATTGCGTTCATCGTGTGGCTGATATACAGTAAACTGACAAGCCGCTCATTCCCTCAACCAAAGATTTTGGTGTGTTCAGCCTTTCAACTGTTTGGCCTGCACTGCAGTGGATTTAGTCATAAAGCTACTACATATACAGTCCTGGCCAAAtcttttgagaatgacacaaatattaatttcaaaagtttgctgcttcagtgtgtgTAGATATTTTTGTCTGATGTTACTATGGattactgaagtataattacaagcatttcagaagtgtcaaaggcttttattgacaattacatgaagttgatgcaaagagtcaatagttgcagtgttgacccttctttttcaaaacctctgcaatccgccctggcatgctgtctattaacttctgggccacatcctgactgatggcagcccattcttgcataatcaatgcttggagtttgtcagaatttgtgggttttcgTTTGTCCactcgcctcttgaggattgaccacaagttctcaatgggattaaggtctgaggAGTTTCCTGTCCATgaacccaaaatattgatgttttgttccccgagccacttggTTATTACTTTCGCCTTATgtcaaggtgctccatcatgctggaaaaggcattgttcgtcaccaaactgttcctggatggttgggagaagttgctctcagaggatgtgttggtatcatttttttttattcatggctgtgttcttaggcaaaattgtgagtgagcccactcccttggctgagaagcaaccccacacaggATGATCTCGGGATGCtctactgttggcatgacacaggactgatggtagcccTCACCTTGtgttctccggacaagcttttttccagatgccccaaacaattggaaaggggattcatcagaaaaaatgactttaccccagtcctcagcagtccaatccctgtacctttgcagaatatcagtctgtccctgatgtttttcctggagagaagtggcttctttgctgcccttcttgacaccagaccATCCTccaaagtcttcacctcactgtgcgtacagatgcactcacacctgcctgctgccattcctgatcAAGCtctactggtggtgccccgatcccgcagctgaatcaaatttaggagacggtcctggcgcttgctggactttcttgggcgcgctgaagccttcttcacaacaattgaaccactctccttgaattTCTtcatgatctgataaatggttgatttaggtgcaatcttactggcagcaatatccttgcctgtgaagccctttttgtgcaaagcaatgatgatggcacttGTTTCCTTgctaaccatgtttgacagaggatgAACAATGATTCtgagcaccaccctccttttgaagcttccagtctgttattcgaactcaatcagcatgatagAGTGAtgtccagccttgtcctcatcaacactcacacctgtgttaacaagagaatcactgacatgatgtcagctggtccttttgtggcagggctgaaatgcagttgAAAAGTtgtggattcagttcatttgcatggcaaagagggactttgcaattaattgcatttcatctgatcactcttcataacattctggtgtatatgcaaattgccatcatacaaactttGGCAGCAgactgaaaatgtattaatatttgtgtcaattctcaaaacgtttggccatGACTTTAGACTAGATTATAGTAATACAGAGAATTTCTACAAGGTCCCAACATGTGCTCTCCTGAAACTGTGTGTCATGTTCCTGTTGGAGTTATCAAAACTATTGATATGCTACTTCCTGCAAACACTGTCTCAACAATAgcacatgaaaaacatatttcaccAACATTATGTTTAACTGAATAATGTCTATTCTCCTCTGGTAGGCTTCCATACTGTCACACATGGGTTCAGTTAGGTCACTTATGCTCCCTGAGAGAGCCATCCTGAGTGAGGTACAAACAGGTGGCTCCCCCCTGCTGCAGACCCCCATGGAATCTTTGCCAGATGAGACCCTCACAGTCTTCAGTACCCCCCAGGAAGAGGTCCTCCACCTCCCCATTGGACTGAAGGACCAGGAGTGGAGCGGTGGGGAGGTCATGTTGCCTAACGAGGGGTCAGGCTCTTCACTGCAGGTAATGAGAGAGTTGGGACTGGAGGTGAAGAGTGACTTATCTGAGCTGTCGGACTATGACTGCCCCCATAGACCTGTGATTATTCCTGTGATAGAGGAGATGAGTCctggggacaatgttacaggatACAAAATCTGAGTTTCTCAAGAAAAAGGATGATAATATTTTATACATGTATTTAAACAGGGAAATCCCATTTGAGACCATTGTGCCATTTTACAAGGGCGCCCTCCACGCAATCATACATATGTACAATTCCAACACTTTACAAACACTATTTACAAGCAATTTAAGACAAGTAACATACAAAACACAATCatgaaaaacaaacacatttgtcTTTGCACATGCTCAGCTACCAATCATTTCCCTGTTCCTCTCACTATTTAGATAGTCTATGGTGGAGATAAAGAGGGTAATCAAAGGGATGACCTTCATTATGGTTTTTCGAATTCATCACTTGGGACTGTTGCCTACTAATCAGGGGAACCAGGTATAGACAATGTGAAACCCAAGTGGTACACAGTGGTATTGCATGTTCAGAACAAGTTTAAAAAATGTCCTCATTCCTGACCTGCATGCCCCGTTGTAATGATGAATTTCATTAGGCCAAATTTAAGACTGTTCCTATAGCATCTTTGTACAAAAAAAGCAAGTTCCTTTTATCCAGATATTATTTTACTGTGCATTATTGAGTGACATTAATGTTTTCTAAGGTAGCAAGGGAATATAAGGGTTGGGAGAGCAGAATGAATATATTCATTAGGTTATTGTCTTTTTTGTCTTGTGCTGTGTATATTTGTTCTATTTGCACTTTTACATGGCTCTCATGCATGTTCTAAAATATTATTAGGAACATGTCCTATTATATTCCGATGAACACATTATACCAATGCAAGGGGATTGCTATGGTGGGGATGATTTCTGTTGTTGCTGTAATTTCTGATGCCTTGCTTAGATTACGATATTGAATTCATCTTACTATCCAAATGCATTGTATGCAGCcatggttagatcgttgggctgGTAATCGAAAGGTCAGCTCGGATATTCGAGCCAGTAACAagatgaaaatctgtcgttctgcccctgagtaaggcagttaacccacctttcCCCGGGtgctgaagacatggatgtcgattatggcagtcCTCTGCACCTCcctgattcagagggtttgggttaaatgcTTTAGACACATTTCAGATGAATCCATTCAGTTGTACtattgactaggtatccccccctttccTCTACAGTTGTATCCCATTTAACGACGAGAAAGCAGAAGAAAACCTGGACAATATGCATACTTTCTTCGTGAAACACCATTTTCCACCTCCATGATCAAGTGGAGGTGGAATCTACTTCCTGATGTTGCACCCCGCGTTTAGCCTGGGGTAAACAACAGACTGCTGCAACCTGATTGGCTGAACGTGATACGCAACATCCGGGACTAACATTTAGCCACTATCATGGTGGTGGAAAATTGTTTCTTGAGGAAAACATGCATAGTTTTCCTGTTTTTATCCGCCTTCTCGCCAATAAATTAAGGAGGAAATCGAAGCCTTTGCAGCCTGAATGGAGAACGTTTTAGGTACGAACCTGTCCACAGGGGATACAAGTATATTGCCAGCTGCATTTGGGCGGTAAGATTAACTCAATATCGCCATCTGTGGTCTTTAGGTTACCTCATACCTAATCATTTTGTTTTTTATTGTGCACATCTGCATATTGTATTTTTCATATAGCTGCAATTATCTTATTTTATAAATAATAAGGCTGTTTTTAAAATATTCTTTTCTCCTATCATTTCACCAATATACAATAAATAAACttggcaaaaaaagaaacgtccctttttcaggaccgtcTTTCAAAGATATTTAGTAAAAATCCCaaaaacttcacagatcttcattgtagagggtttaaacacagtttcccatgcttgttcaatgaaccataaacaattaataaacatgcacctgtggaacggtcgttaagacactaacaacttacagactgtaggcaattaaggtcacagttatgaaaacttaggacactaaagtggcctttctactgactttcTACTGAAAAACGACAAAAGAAAgattcccagggtccctgctcatttgcgtgaacgtgccttaggcatgctgcaaggaggcatgatgactgcagatgtggccagggcaataaattgcaatgtctgtactagaggttgaccaattttaatcggaatggctgatttttaattagggccgatttcaagttttcataacaatcggtaaacgtcatttttggacaccgattgtggccgattacattgcacc encodes:
- the LOC135523552 gene encoding interferon gamma receptor 1-like isoform X3 — encoded protein: MTRKYSGAALVCSNTSLYHCDVSSFTKVIEEGYRFILTAVGQNTNSSEISFTYDDTMYPDLVDVQCSLDFPPVNISAVSDQMIKVQFIHPFHIYKYAIIKNERPDHKEFDYMVVAEDHLKQHSFACSYKQHHVCEAEIPVDGKMDRHCIKMKGKMNNVHVSAHQNICIEGKHGDSGPSYTALYIVIPIVAIVVIAFIVWLIYSKLTSRSFPQPKILASILSHMGSVRSLMLPERAILSEVQTGGSPLLQTPMESLPDETLTVFSTPQEEVLHLPIGLKDQEWSGGEVMLPNEGSGSSLQVMRELGLEVKSDLSELSDYDCPHRPVIIPVIEEMSPGDNVTGYKI